A window of the Verminephrobacter eiseniae EF01-2 genome harbors these coding sequences:
- a CDS encoding MFS transporter, giving the protein MNPETSLAGVAQPHADPNQFALLQQRRFAPFFWTQFLGAANDNLFKFAFTVMVTYQLSVSWLPPAMAGLVIGALFILPFLLFSATSGQFADKYDKTRMIRWVKSLEIAIMLVAAGGFIAGQVPVLLLCTFLMGLHSTLFGPVKYAYLPQVLSERELTGGNGMVEMGTFVAILLGNVAGGLLAALPGVGHASVAAGCVLVALLGRAVAQFVPPVPATDPGLRINWNPFTETWRNLQLAQQSVVVFRSLLGISWMWFFGAMFLSQFPSLAKEVLHGDEQVASLLLVVFSVGIGIGALLCERLSRRHLEIGLVPLGAIGMSGFAIDLYFAARSLPPAQAMGLAAFLAQGAHWRVLLDLALLSLFAGLYSVPMYALIQMRCQPTHRARIIAANNILNALFMIASALIAGALLAAGCTVPQIFLFTGIANAVVASYIFMLVPEYLLRCVAWVVSRLVYRFEVQGDENLPATGAAILACNHVSFVDAVLLMAASPRPISFLMDHRIFRVPVLGGLFRLAKAIPVAPQQEDPATYHAAFERAAQVLRAGGLLAIFPEGGVTRDGQLQEFKGGIMKILERARADGVQAPVIPMALTNLWGSYFSRIEPGGAMVRPWRRGFYSRVGLNVGPPVAPSGVQPALLRTRVADLLRA; this is encoded by the coding sequence GTGAACCCCGAAACTTCCTTGGCCGGCGTGGCGCAGCCGCATGCAGACCCGAACCAGTTCGCCCTGTTGCAGCAGCGGCGTTTTGCGCCGTTCTTCTGGACGCAGTTCCTGGGCGCTGCGAACGACAATCTGTTCAAGTTTGCGTTCACGGTGATGGTGACTTACCAACTCAGTGTGTCGTGGCTGCCGCCGGCGATGGCGGGGCTGGTGATCGGTGCGCTGTTCATCCTGCCGTTCCTGTTGTTTTCAGCCACCTCGGGGCAGTTCGCCGACAAGTACGACAAGACCCGCATGATCCGCTGGGTGAAGAGCCTGGAGATTGCCATCATGCTGGTGGCGGCGGGCGGGTTCATCGCCGGCCAGGTGCCGGTGCTGCTGCTGTGCACCTTTTTGATGGGCCTTCATTCCACGCTGTTCGGCCCGGTGAAGTACGCCTATCTGCCCCAGGTGCTCAGCGAGCGTGAGCTCACCGGGGGCAACGGCATGGTCGAGATGGGCACGTTCGTCGCCATCTTGCTGGGCAATGTGGCCGGCGGCCTGCTGGCGGCCCTGCCCGGCGTGGGCCATGCCAGCGTGGCGGCGGGCTGCGTGCTGGTCGCGCTGCTCGGGCGTGCGGTGGCGCAGTTCGTCCCCCCGGTGCCAGCCACCGACCCGGGGCTCAGGATCAACTGGAACCCTTTCACGGAAACCTGGCGCAACCTCCAACTGGCGCAGCAGAGTGTGGTGGTGTTCCGCTCGCTGCTGGGCATTAGCTGGATGTGGTTCTTTGGCGCGATGTTTCTGTCGCAGTTTCCGAGCCTGGCCAAAGAGGTGCTGCATGGCGACGAGCAGGTGGCCTCGCTGCTGCTGGTGGTGTTTTCCGTCGGCATCGGCATCGGCGCGCTGCTGTGCGAGCGGCTCTCGCGCCGCCATCTGGAGATCGGTCTGGTGCCGCTGGGGGCGATAGGCATGAGTGGGTTCGCGATCGACCTGTACTTTGCCGCGCGCAGCCTGCCGCCGGCGCAGGCCATGGGCCTGGCGGCCTTTCTGGCCCAGGGCGCGCATTGGCGCGTGCTGCTCGATCTGGCGCTGCTGAGCCTGTTTGCCGGCCTGTACAGCGTGCCGATGTACGCGCTGATACAGATGCGCTGCCAGCCCACGCACCGCGCGCGCATCATTGCCGCGAACAACATCCTGAATGCGCTGTTCATGATCGCCAGCGCGCTGATTGCCGGCGCGCTGCTGGCAGCCGGCTGCACCGTGCCGCAGATTTTCCTGTTCACCGGCATTGCCAACGCGGTGGTGGCGTCCTACATCTTCATGCTGGTGCCCGAGTACCTGCTGCGCTGCGTGGCCTGGGTGGTGTCGCGCTTGGTGTACCGCTTCGAGGTGCAGGGCGATGAGAACCTGCCGGCCACGGGCGCCGCCATCCTGGCCTGCAACCATGTGAGCTTTGTCGATGCCGTGCTGCTGATGGCGGCCAGCCCCCGGCCGATCAGCTTTTTGATGGACCACCGCATCTTTCGCGTGCCGGTGCTCGGCGGGCTGTTCCGCTTGGCCAAGGCGATTCCGGTGGCGCCCCAACAGGAAGACCCCGCCACCTACCACGCAGCGTTCGAGCGTGCCGCGCAGGTGCTGCGCGCGGGCGGTCTGCTGGCCATCTTTCCCGAAGGCGGGGTCACCCGCGACGGGCAGTTGCAGGAGTTCAAGGGCGGGATCATGAAGATCCTGGAACGCGCCCGGGCCGACGGGGTGCAGGCGCCGGTGATCCCGATGGCGCTGACCAACCTGTGGGGCTCTTATTTCAGCCGCATCGAGCCTGGCGGCGCCATGGTGCGGCCCTGGCGCCGGGGCTTTTACAGCCGCGTGGGGCTGAACGTGGGGCCGCCCGTGGCGCCATCGGGCGTGCAGCCTGCGTTGCTGCGCACGCGGGTGGCTGACCTGCTCCGGGCCTGA